A window of the Pseudoalteromonas sp. A25 genome harbors these coding sequences:
- the hupB gene encoding nucleoid-associated protein HU-beta, whose translation MNKSQLIDQIAADADISKAAAGRALDSFIESVTGALKEGDSVALVGFGTFSVRERAARSGRNPQTGETIQIAAANIPSFKAGKALKDAVN comes from the coding sequence GTGAATAAATCTCAATTAATCGATCAAATCGCAGCTGATGCTGATATTTCTAAAGCGGCTGCTGGTCGTGCTCTAGATTCATTCATCGAGTCAGTAACTGGTGCGCTAAAAGAAGGTGACTCAGTAGCGCTTGTTGGTTTTGGTACTTTCTCAGTACGTGAGCGTGCTGCACGTTCAGGCCGTAACCCACAAACAGGTGAAACAATTCAGATTGCTGCTGCTAACATCCCTTCTTTCAAAGCGGGTAAAGCATTAAAAGACGCTGTAAACTAA
- the ppiD gene encoding peptidylprolyl isomerase has translation MLEKIREGSQGPAAKIILGAVILSFALAGIGGYLGQTTEQPVAEVNGVKISQTEFSRAYQNERARLEQQFGEYFTQISADPAYMARIRQGVVDRLVQQELQNQLAAELGLRVSDEQVKDAILEMSYFQIGGQFNNDRYLQLIRQMNFQPDTFREYLREEMTRTQLVSAIAGSDFVLPTELKQAIALQQQTRDLDYVVLNKDAFTAQVEVSEQEIKDYYQLNQGQFLSPELVAVEYLELKADEIEPAKAITDQDVLAYYEESKNQYLEPEKRRVSHILIEGDLDDNDAKQTAEAILAQLQSGADFAQLAEEKSNDIVSAELGGDLDWIERDMMDPEFEAAAFALENVGDMSGVVTSEFGFHIIKLTDIQRQEVKAFDEVKDELRAELEKAEKIDAFYQKQTEVAELAFEVADSLQDAAIAAGVELKTTQLVARGALPAPLNTPTVTTAIFSPEVLEDRVNSEVLEVAGEHIVVVRVKEHKAASTKPLEEVSAQIESTLINDKASALVKERAQEEFAKLQGGKALADIASEHSTEVKSQAQLNRQSYSVAPAIVKEAFQLPHPSEDKAQLAMVELNNGDAALLALKGVNTPQIDDEVDQQQKQNITMTQVNKNYTAFIEALKAQAEVRRPQLNVTEEN, from the coding sequence ATGCTTGAAAAGATCAGAGAGGGCTCTCAGGGCCCCGCAGCCAAAATAATACTTGGTGCTGTCATCTTGTCTTTTGCTTTAGCAGGGATTGGTGGTTACCTAGGTCAAACCACTGAGCAACCTGTCGCAGAAGTCAATGGTGTTAAAATCAGCCAGACAGAGTTTTCCCGTGCATACCAAAATGAACGTGCACGTTTAGAGCAGCAGTTTGGTGAGTACTTCACACAGATATCTGCCGATCCTGCGTATATGGCTCGTATTCGTCAAGGCGTAGTAGATAGGCTCGTACAACAAGAGCTGCAAAATCAACTAGCAGCAGAGCTTGGTCTGCGCGTGAGTGACGAGCAGGTCAAAGACGCAATTTTAGAAATGTCTTATTTTCAAATTGGCGGTCAATTTAATAATGATCGTTACTTGCAGCTTATTCGTCAAATGAACTTTCAACCCGATACGTTTCGTGAATATTTACGTGAAGAAATGACTCGTACACAGTTAGTATCAGCGATTGCAGGTTCAGATTTCGTCTTGCCAACTGAGCTTAAACAAGCAATTGCTTTGCAGCAGCAAACTCGTGATTTGGACTACGTGGTGTTGAACAAAGACGCTTTTACAGCTCAAGTCGAGGTTTCTGAGCAAGAAATTAAGGACTACTACCAGCTAAATCAAGGACAATTTTTGTCACCCGAATTAGTCGCTGTAGAGTATTTAGAGTTAAAAGCTGATGAAATTGAACCTGCCAAGGCGATCACCGACCAAGATGTTTTGGCATATTATGAAGAAAGTAAAAACCAATATCTTGAGCCTGAAAAGCGTCGCGTATCACACATTCTAATCGAAGGTGACTTAGACGATAATGATGCAAAACAAACTGCTGAGGCTATATTAGCACAGTTGCAAAGTGGTGCAGACTTTGCGCAACTGGCTGAAGAAAAGTCAAATGATATAGTGAGTGCTGAATTAGGTGGTGATCTGGATTGGATCGAGCGTGACATGATGGATCCAGAGTTTGAAGCGGCTGCTTTTGCTTTGGAAAACGTAGGTGATATGTCGGGCGTTGTGACGTCAGAGTTTGGCTTTCATATTATTAAACTAACAGACATTCAGCGTCAGGAAGTTAAAGCGTTTGATGAAGTTAAAGATGAACTTCGTGCTGAATTGGAAAAAGCTGAAAAAATCGATGCGTTTTATCAGAAGCAGACCGAAGTTGCGGAGCTAGCGTTTGAAGTTGCTGACTCACTACAAGATGCAGCTATCGCTGCCGGTGTTGAGCTAAAAACAACACAGTTGGTTGCTAGAGGTGCATTGCCGGCTCCTTTAAATACGCCGACTGTAACAACAGCGATCTTTAGCCCTGAAGTTTTAGAAGACAGAGTGAATTCGGAAGTTTTAGAAGTTGCAGGTGAACATATTGTTGTGGTTCGTGTGAAAGAGCACAAAGCAGCCTCGACAAAACCACTTGAGGAAGTTAGTGCACAGATCGAGTCGACATTGATTAACGATAAGGCATCGGCTTTGGTTAAAGAGCGAGCACAAGAAGAGTTTGCTAAATTGCAAGGTGGTAAAGCTCTGGCAGATATTGCATCTGAACATTCAACAGAAGTTAAGTCGCAAGCACAGCTAAACCGTCAGTCTTACTCAGTTGCTCCGGCAATCGTTAAAGAGGCTTTCCAACTACCTCACCCAAGTGAAGACAAAGCACAGTTGGCAATGGTTGAACTCAACAATGGCGATGCAGCATTGTTAGCGCTTAAAGGGGTTAACACGCCACAAATTGATGATGAAGTTGACCAACAACAAAAGCAGAATATTACGATGACGCAGGTAAATAAAAATTACACCGCGTTCATCGAAGCACTAAAAGCACAAGCTGAAGTGCGTCGACCACAGCTTAATGTAACAGAAGAAAACTAA
- a CDS encoding YfiR family protein translates to MIKVLLGLFLLIFCSQNQAKALNENELKAAFLYRFSQFSKWPPPPPDKLSFCVVGNNALYQAVSALLQAQDQSRSEAIELPNNEQVKLCDILFLSQQNRQQTQYWLSELEQQPILIVADTSEGFRQGAMIGLIADTNNLSFRINLTDAKRRGLNFSAHLLKLASEVR, encoded by the coding sequence ATGATTAAGGTACTGCTAGGGTTATTTCTGCTTATATTCTGCAGTCAAAATCAAGCTAAAGCGCTTAACGAAAATGAATTAAAGGCTGCATTTTTATATCGCTTCAGTCAATTTAGTAAATGGCCACCGCCACCGCCTGATAAGTTAAGCTTCTGTGTTGTGGGAAATAATGCACTATATCAAGCCGTATCCGCACTATTGCAAGCGCAAGATCAAAGCCGCTCAGAAGCAATAGAGTTACCCAATAATGAACAGGTAAAGCTGTGCGATATCTTATTTTTAAGCCAACAAAATAGACAACAAACACAATATTGGCTCTCTGAATTAGAGCAACAGCCAATTTTAATCGTGGCAGATACCAGCGAAGGATTTCGCCAAGGTGCAATGATTGGCCTAATCGCTGATACCAATAACCTCAGCTTTCGGATCAATCTCACTGATGCTAAACGCCGAGGACTTAACTTTAGCGCCCATCTTTTAAAACTAGCTTCTGAAGTGCGTTAA
- a CDS encoding TonB-dependent receptor plug domain-containing protein — protein sequence MKLKYLLVILSIILSSNKLAHSASLPDLEELLNQQLNQLPTNTQISAASRIERSSSDSMAITHIISDQDIKLFNLKSLADILTLFVGVTTKDDSAFTYLSARGIGRPGDFNSRFLFLLDGTRMNENLLDAGLLGHENFIDVGLIERVEYSPGASAALYGNNALLGVINIVTKTTSKLGDINIATSITNDGAKHARVTAGFRSSSGSDSWLSVSRTQVDSIQYPVLNVDPRLIEWQHLNEENSTRLMFSHQTGSLQFQAAASKRDRNFPDGFSLASKNSPEIETAQNEAYFLSLTFDDKIANDVEAYFHISTHGNDFARSIPFLLPNGDIEYERPINSGRWSNVDGQLVFLGFDNHELMVGVDFQKDHRQEFRSESSIPSEFNFDQKSNESRYGLYVQDLWRLNDKLKLQSALRYDNSDFSSARWSPSVTFKYQFSQHHNLLLRHSRAFRVTNFLERNANAVFEALAPRNETLKYHEISLIQRWSPSFSSFATIYQSNIKNLIHQDLFYPIYFNTPPIKSRGLELGADKRWHNGMSLVANMAFQRTKVKGGVDINNSPKFIGQLRFSAMLGNSNFLFSLHSHAVSKRESFGYTLPKFSTHDVSINWKSANNLSVSLGVRNISNEKILDITDDGFIPYIQRRRQVHLSVSWSWDND from the coding sequence ATGAAGCTAAAATACCTTTTGGTGATTTTGAGTATCATTTTATCAAGCAATAAACTTGCTCATAGTGCGTCTTTACCTGACTTGGAAGAACTACTAAATCAGCAGCTCAATCAACTTCCAACCAATACACAAATTTCTGCAGCATCTCGCATTGAGCGTTCTAGCAGCGATAGTATGGCCATCACTCACATTATTTCAGATCAAGATATTAAACTATTCAATCTAAAGTCTCTTGCAGATATCTTGACACTTTTCGTTGGTGTAACAACTAAAGATGACAGTGCGTTCACCTACCTCAGTGCCAGAGGCATAGGTCGCCCGGGAGACTTTAACTCAAGATTTTTATTTTTACTTGATGGCACAAGAATGAATGAAAACTTGCTGGATGCAGGGCTTTTAGGTCATGAAAACTTTATTGATGTTGGCCTAATTGAACGCGTTGAGTATAGTCCCGGCGCATCGGCTGCTTTATACGGCAATAATGCACTACTTGGCGTGATAAACATTGTCACCAAAACCACCAGTAAACTAGGCGATATAAATATTGCGACATCCATAACCAACGATGGTGCAAAACACGCAAGAGTAACAGCTGGGTTTCGCTCATCATCAGGCAGTGATAGTTGGCTGTCAGTAAGTAGAACTCAAGTCGACTCTATCCAATATCCTGTACTAAACGTTGATCCAAGGCTGATCGAATGGCAACACCTCAATGAAGAAAACAGTACTCGCTTAATGTTTAGCCACCAAACTGGTAGTCTTCAATTTCAAGCTGCAGCGTCAAAACGCGACAGAAACTTTCCAGATGGTTTTAGCTTGGCGAGTAAAAATAGCCCAGAAATTGAGACCGCACAAAATGAAGCATACTTTCTTTCATTAACATTCGATGACAAAATTGCAAACGATGTGGAAGCCTATTTCCATATTTCAACTCACGGTAATGACTTCGCAAGAAGTATCCCATTTCTGCTACCGAATGGTGATATCGAGTATGAAAGACCAATTAATTCAGGGCGCTGGAGTAACGTAGACGGCCAACTGGTTTTTTTGGGCTTTGATAATCACGAATTAATGGTTGGTGTTGACTTCCAAAAAGATCACCGGCAAGAGTTCCGCTCTGAGTCTAGCATCCCCAGTGAGTTTAACTTTGATCAAAAGAGTAACGAGTCACGTTATGGATTATATGTTCAAGACCTTTGGCGGCTAAATGATAAACTTAAGTTGCAATCAGCACTGAGGTATGACAACTCCGATTTTAGCAGCGCCAGATGGTCACCTAGCGTAACGTTTAAATATCAGTTTTCTCAACACCATAACCTATTGCTTCGCCACAGCCGAGCTTTTAGAGTGACCAACTTTTTAGAACGCAATGCCAATGCCGTGTTTGAGGCACTAGCACCTAGAAACGAAACCCTGAAGTATCATGAGATCAGCCTAATACAACGGTGGAGCCCTTCTTTCTCTTCTTTTGCCACAATTTATCAGTCAAATATTAAAAACCTCATACACCAAGATTTATTCTATCCTATCTACTTTAATACTCCGCCTATTAAAAGTAGAGGCCTGGAACTTGGTGCCGATAAACGCTGGCACAATGGCATGTCTCTTGTTGCCAACATGGCATTTCAACGTACGAAAGTGAAAGGCGGAGTAGATATTAATAACTCTCCTAAATTTATAGGACAGCTTCGTTTTAGTGCTATGCTTGGCAATTCAAATTTCCTTTTCAGCTTACACTCACATGCAGTTAGCAAACGCGAATCTTTTGGCTATACATTACCCAAATTTTCAACTCATGATGTCAGTATCAATTGGAAAAGCGCAAATAACCTGTCTGTCTCTTTAGGGGTTAGAAACATCAGCAATGAGAAAATTTTAGATATTACTGATGATGGTTTTATTCCTTATATACAACGTCGCCGACAAGTACACTTATCAGTGAGTTGGAGTTGGGATAATGATTAA
- a CDS encoding sensor domain-containing diguanylate cyclase yields MSLVKRLTRLNLSVMASSMLLVFTLTTILLWLVVRDRQAETAEINLAQLAHNVVPMLVFNDVDTANKELSLVGNRKEVLFISLRKTNSEVFSEYAEPSFVPSTELYKPMSNQPQRVYDGVRMRLYYPVAIKGKIEGDLIMVLDLTGMLYWFLRLILMLALLITLLFSVSALMLSRVQRRALTPLLSLSNLAQRVSKEHNFQLRATVIRDDEIGILTRSFNELLKRVDISQSELRQQLEQEQQQGQQLKQMVRTDPLTKLPNRVALNQKLKEITIENSYSDTLSCLMFIDLDNFKYVNDNFGHDAGDDTLIVVGQRISAIIRSDDLLCRLGGDEFALLLPNIECTENAEKLAARIVNSINHPIVIKDTIMPIGISIGLAYTPTDASSPMDLLNCADDAMYAAKRAGKNNFQVYSK; encoded by the coding sequence ATGTCGCTTGTTAAAAGGCTAACACGATTAAACTTGTCGGTTATGGCAAGCAGTATGTTATTGGTGTTTACCCTTACCACAATACTGTTATGGCTTGTTGTCAGGGATCGCCAAGCCGAAACGGCAGAAATCAATCTCGCCCAACTCGCTCATAATGTTGTGCCCATGCTCGTTTTTAATGATGTAGATACCGCAAATAAAGAACTGTCATTAGTTGGTAACCGAAAAGAAGTTTTGTTTATTTCACTACGAAAAACAAACAGCGAAGTATTTAGCGAATACGCTGAGCCGAGCTTTGTACCGTCAACAGAACTATACAAGCCTATGAGCAATCAACCACAACGCGTATACGACGGCGTTAGAATGCGTCTTTACTACCCTGTTGCAATCAAAGGAAAAATCGAAGGTGATTTAATCATGGTTCTCGATTTGACCGGCATGTTGTATTGGTTTTTACGCCTAATATTGATGCTGGCTTTGTTAATAACTCTACTTTTCAGCGTTTCTGCCCTTATGCTTTCGCGTGTCCAACGAAGAGCTTTAACCCCCTTGTTATCGCTGTCTAATCTGGCGCAACGAGTATCAAAAGAGCATAACTTTCAATTACGCGCCACTGTTATTCGTGATGATGAAATCGGCATATTAACGCGAAGCTTTAATGAACTCCTCAAACGTGTTGATATCTCTCAATCAGAGCTCAGACAACAACTAGAGCAAGAACAACAGCAAGGCCAGCAACTCAAGCAAATGGTCCGCACAGACCCTTTAACAAAATTACCAAACAGAGTCGCTCTTAACCAGAAACTCAAAGAAATTACTATTGAAAATAGCTACTCAGATACGCTGAGCTGCCTGATGTTTATAGACTTAGATAACTTCAAATATGTAAATGATAACTTTGGTCATGACGCTGGTGACGATACGCTTATAGTAGTGGGACAGCGTATCAGCGCGATTATTCGCAGTGACGACTTGCTATGTAGACTCGGTGGCGACGAGTTTGCTTTATTACTGCCAAATATTGAATGCACAGAAAACGCAGAAAAACTAGCGGCAAGGATAGTCAACAGTATAAACCACCCTATTGTTATCAAAGATACGATTATGCCTATTGGAATAAGTATCGGTTTAGCATACACCCCCACTGATGCGAGCTCCCCCATGGATTTACTTAATTGTGCTGATGATGCCATGTATGCGGCAAAGCGTGCTGGGAAAAACAACTTTCAGGTGTACAGCAAATAG